The following proteins come from a genomic window of Henningerozyma blattae CBS 6284 chromosome 4, complete genome:
- the TBLA0D00130 gene encoding uncharacterized protein, whose product MVFDSSFGNILNINEDIDMNEILNPRLLKRRIGEVEEPIILFNKMNELSSTLNSFAVFPYRQLNKNTPIKLHTSEFNIKIYDEPSVPFFTEENLENDRFFELGSINFIQSMNPLKIVKCSFKLRECETIYQDLPFDSTKNDHIDNVDSSVINYKQTNVKIISTPKYLPMVKGQQFWLVKPTFYKYYEDRSFIEARSILSILYTSGSLYRQELIIPLDNDQLSKACTNENFANQLVDSEFINWDIYHQDSQTNIFEDFLQLSITSENKDDQNTASNIIIIKYILNIVLESFNKSHIPNDIMITENNSFLKSIQCLME is encoded by the coding sequence ATGGTTTTCGATTCTTcatttggaaatattttaaacattAATGAAGATATAGATatgaatgaaattttaaaccCAAGATTATTAAAGAGAAGAATTGGAGAAGTAGAAGAAccaataattcttttcaataaaatgaaTGAGTTATCAAGTACTTTGAATAGTTTTGCCGTTTTCCCATATAGACAGTTGAATAAAAACACACCAATTAAATTGCATACTTcagaatttaatattaagatTTACGATGAACCATCGGTCCCCTTTTTTACAGAAGAGAATCTTGAAAATGATAGATTTTTTGAGTTAGGttctattaatttcattcaaTCAATGAATCCcttaaaaattgtaaaatgtTCTTTTAAACTTAGGGAATGTGAAACAATTTATCAAGATTTACCATTTGATTCTACCAAAAACGATCACATTGATAATGTAGACTCATCTGTTATCAATTATAAGCAAACAAatgtaaaaattatatcaacTCCAAAATATCTACCAATGGTTAAGGGGCAACAATTTTGGTTAGTTAAACCaacattttataaatattatgaaGATAGATCATTTATTGAAGCAAGGTCAATACTTTCAATCTTATATACTTCAGGTTCGTTGTATCGCCAAGAATTAATCATTCCTCTAGATAATGATCAATTATCAAAAGCATGcacaaatgaaaattttgcCAATCAGTTGGTGGATAGTGAATTCATAAACTGGGATATTTATCACCAAGATTCtcaaacaaatatatttgaagatttCTTACAATTGTCTATTACTTCTGAAAACAAAGATGACCAAAACACAGCATctaatatcatcattatcaagTACATTCTAAATATCGTATTAGAATCATTTAACAAATCACATATCCCAAATGATATAATGATTactgaaaataattcattccTCAAAAGCATCCAATGTTTAATGGAGTAA
- the TBLA0D00140 gene encoding pepsin-like aspartic protease: protein MKKESFITLPYLLSTVACFENNDAFQDKVLRLDINKFYGDSKFNLGSEIDEDISTPSARLVKREDGHEIIEIQNQQAFYSVDLMLGTPPQKVTVLVDTGSSDLWVTGNNNPYCIDGTSSKAVSSNIEDDSQTKNPISKVVGTTINKIRKYFSHNLPDLSFLEDSGSGKYNSSQLKDVTPQDAHIDCSTYGTFDPSKSSTFVSNDTNFMIRYGDRTFASGTWGRDSIEFSDHLNLTDFSFGVADLTNSTISVLGMGLPRLEVTYSGLSLDRSPYTYANFPMALKQSGLIDRMVYSLYLNKAGASTGSVLFGAVDHSKYHGSLNTIPLISLSGSGIPIAFNVALQGLGMSSDSQGTQTFLSTPLPALLDSGTTMTYLPDALVATVASTLGASFDEAQGLYLLDCPSGSDDREFNFDFGGFQISVPLSNFILEALPDVCVLTLFESHAERAILGDSFLTEAYVVYDLENLEISMAQARYDDDNDSDIEKYNADNKVLLEVVTSNIPSANQAPGYSSTLINRSTIQPSGNMYAVSNATATGGPSAGNATQSSTYSNVATTNDVSSTSSIQSQATATTGSTSSTSRSRGLANNLVPNCYTIATAFNLLLLLL, encoded by the coding sequence atgaaaaaagaatcCTTTATCACACTACCTTACCTATTATCAACCGTAGCATGTTTTGAGAATAATGACGCTTTCCAGGATAAAGTATTAAGAttagatataaataaattttacGGGGATtctaaattcaatttagGCTCCgaaattgatgaagatatttcCACACCTTCTGCCAGATTAGTTAAGAGAGAGGATGGTCATGAAATCATTGAAATACAAAACCAACAAGCTTTTTATTCGGTAGATTTAATGCTTGGAACACCACCTCAAAAAGTTACTGTGCTTGTCGATACCGGTTCTTCCGATTTGTGGGTTACTGGAAACAACAATCCATATTGTATCGATGGAACCAGTTCCAAAGCTGTGTCTTCTAATATAGAAGATGATAGTCAAACTAAAAATCCTATTTCAAAAGTTGTAGGAACTACTATTAATAagattagaaaatatttttctcatAATCTACCAGACTTATCTTTCCTAGAAGATTCGGGAAGTGggaaatataattcttctCAACTTAAAGATGTTACACCTCAAGACGCGCATATCGATTGTTCAACTTACGGTACTTTTGATCCATCTAAATCATCAACTTTTGTTTCAAACGATACAAATTTTATGATTAGATATGGTGACCGTACATTTGCATCTGGTACTTGGGGCCGTGACTCAATTGAGTTTTCCgatcatttgaatttgactGACTTTTCCTTTGGTGTGGCTGATCTTACAAATTCAACAATAAGCGTTTTAGGTATGGGTTTACCAAGATTGGAAGTTACATATTCGGGCTTGTCGTTGGATAGATCACCATATACTTACGCAAATTTCCCAATGGCTTTAAAACAATCTGGTTTAATTGATCGTATGGTGTATTCtttgtatttaaataaagcTGGTGCAAGTACTGGTTCTGTTCTATTCGGGGCTGTTGATCATTCCAAATACCATGGTTCGTTGAATACTATTCCTTTAATTAGTTTATCTGGATCTGGTATTCCAATTGCATTTAATGTGGCTTTACAAGGTCTTGGCATGTCAAGTGATTCTCAGGGAACTCAAACATTTTTGTCCACACCTCTTCCTGCTTTATTAGATTCAGGTACTACTATGACTTATTTACCAGATGCGTTGGTTGCTACGGTAGCAAGTACGTTGGGTGCATCATTTGATGAAGCTCAAGGATTGTATCTTTTAGACTGTCCATCAGGTTCTGATGATAGGGAATtcaattttgattttggaggatttcaaatttcagtacctttatcaaattttattttagaaGCTCTACCTGATGTTTGTGTACTTACACTCTTTGAAAGTCATGCTGAACGTGCCATACTTGGTGATTCTTTTTTAACAGAAGCTTATGTTGTTtatgatttagaaaatcttgaaatttcaatggCACAAGCAAGgtatgatgatgataatgacagcgatattgaaaaatacaatGCCGATAACAAGGTCTTACTTGAAGTGGTAACCTCCAATATTCCAAGTGCTAATCAAGCTCCAGGGTATTCCTCCACATTAATCAATAGATCCACCATTCAGCCAAGTGGAAATATGTATGCCGTATCTAACGCTACAGCAACAGGAGGGCCTAGTGCTGGAAATGCTACCCAATCATCGACTTACTCCAATGTTGCAACGACAAATGATGTGAGTAGCACATCTTCTATCCAGTCACAAGCCACGGCCACTACAGGGTCAACAAGTTCAACCAGCCGCAGTCGTGGGTTGGCTAATAATCTTGTCCCAAATTGCTATACCATAGCAACTGCTTTcaatctattattattacttttatAA
- the TBLA0D00150 gene encoding uncharacterized protein, producing MQYKQTLSVAALASTALAAYKPNEPWSTLTPTATYSNALTDYTGSFGIAVVPLATTASSSDAKAKRDAVSQIGDGQIQAATTTASTIAPKKSTAAAVSQIGDGQIQATTKTEAPKKSTAAAVSQIGDGQIQATTNTVLTKESAAAVSQIGDGQIQATTKAQAPKSTAAAVSQIGDGQIQATTRKTTTLDGKTFTPSVTEDGSKTASTSSAQSSPADEDSFFQAEACKNNGTLSMTLKNGILTDIKGRVGSIVANRQFQFDGPPPQAGAIYAAGWSITPEGNLAIGSNDVFYQCLSGNFYNLYDESQGKQCQKVYLQAIELVNC from the coding sequence atgcAATACAAACAAACATTATCTGTTGCTGCACTAGCTTCAACTGCCTTAGCTGCTTACAAACCAAACGAACCATGGTCTACTTTAACGCCAACTGCAACTTATTCGAATGCATTAACTGATTATACTGGTTCTTTTGGTATTGCAGTTGTTCCATTAGCAACAACTGCATCCTCTTCAGATGCCAAGGCTAAGAGAGATGCTGTTTCCCAAATTGGAGATGGCCAAATCCAAGCTGCTACTACTACCGCTTCCACCATTGCTCCAAAGAAAAGCACAGCTGCTGCTGTCTCTCAAATTGGTGATGGCCAAATCCAAGCCACTACCAAGACTGAAGCTCCAAAGAAAAGCACAGCCGCTGCTGTCTCTCAAATTGGTGATGGCCAAATTCAAGCCACTACTAACACCGttttaacaaaagaaaGTGCTGCTGCAGTTTCCCAAATTGGCGATGGTCAAATTCAAGCTACTACTAAAGCTCAAGCTCCAAAAAGCACAGCTGCTGCCGTGTCTCAAATAGGCGATGGACAAATTCAAGCTACCACAAGAAAAACTACTACCTTAGACGGCAAAACCTTCACACCTTCTGTTACTGAAGATGGCTCTAAAACTGCCTCTACTTCTTCAGCTCAAAGCTCTCCAGCTGATGAAGATTCCTTCTTCCAAGCTGAAGCTTGTAAGAACAATGGTACATTATCTATgactttaaaaaatggtaTTTTAACTGATATTAAAGGCAGAGTTGGTTCTATTGTAGCTAACAGACAATTCCAATTTGATGGTCCACCACCACAAGCTGGTGCTATTTATGCTGCCGGTTGGTCTATTACCCCAGAAGGTAACTTAGCTATTGGTTCTAATGATGTCTTCTACCAATGTTTATCTGGTAATTTCTACAATTTATATGATGAAAGTCAAGGCAAACAATGTCAAAAAGTTTATTTACAAGCTATTGAATTAGTGAACTGTTAA